In one Leptospira yasudae genomic region, the following are encoded:
- a CDS encoding TlpA family protein disulfide reductase, translated as MKEFLKKSGTAALWILLFLTITGALSIFKASDLKPGVSLNGTDLYGGGKYDSGQKVTVAYFWATWCGVCSTNLPLVRWYADRLEQSSRFSFVSLEEGENPAELERYVREREVNFKVVPANPLLLKEWKVNAYPSFVVLDRSGVIRFADTGMMNPLSFFLRIWIAYFFF; from the coding sequence ATGAAAGAATTTTTGAAAAAGAGCGGAACCGCCGCTCTTTGGATTTTGCTGTTCTTAACGATAACCGGTGCGTTATCGATTTTCAAAGCTTCCGATTTAAAACCCGGTGTTTCACTCAACGGGACCGATCTGTACGGGGGAGGCAAATACGACTCGGGACAAAAGGTGACGGTCGCGTATTTCTGGGCGACTTGGTGCGGAGTTTGTTCGACCAATCTTCCTTTAGTCCGATGGTATGCGGATCGACTCGAACAAAGTTCGAGATTCTCCTTTGTGAGTTTGGAAGAAGGGGAAAATCCGGCGGAACTGGAACGATATGTCCGAGAACGCGAAGTGAACTTCAAGGTCGTTCCCGCCAATCCTCTTCTATTAAAAGAATGGAAGGTGAACGCCTATCCTTCGTTCGTCGTTTTGGATCGTTCCGGCGTGATCCGTTTTGCCGATACGGGTATGATGAACCCGTTGAGTTTTTTCCTGAGAATCTGGATCGCATATTTCTTTTTTTGA
- a CDS encoding TrkH family potassium uptake protein, whose protein sequence is MHPLKLIKRNVNRIAKAFLLLSVARTLCLGFAAAILIGSFGIYVSESGKLTYTNSLYLATSSICVTGLSPVLLSELQRSTQLIMMFLIQIGGLGIITFTVLIGVLVVRGLSRSTRLASFVYEATDAHLAKRLREKKSPPHSGVVAPGKTKNEAEASYVRRMLISLFNISLSIEAVGATLLYFCMPETTDRLPGTPSKLFLSIFTSISAFNNAGFSIVDDLSFLAKDPLCLLIVQFLIVMGGIGFPVIIFIEKSLLEIVQKFMGKVEAVTETFMMRRTVLLGEDPPGWYIFVIATSVRLEERLEVYRKELFGDANRMQMAIIVLGSLILIHIGGISILLIEYNNVETIGKMGFTEKLFNSFFLSVSSRTAGFNTFDITEIRSATYVLLCSLMFIGGGPQGAAGGIKITTFFILILYLKNVISPQARVQAWGEDVSKNSVAISTRIYFLATLSLVVFMFIITLANGNKHGIETIFFEVMSAFGTVGLSLGMTPYTNDLEKFLYIALMFMGRVGTFTLLIAFTGHSGLGDLGSKDDGLKIQVG, encoded by the coding sequence ATGCATCCGTTAAAACTGATTAAAAGAAACGTAAACCGAATCGCAAAGGCCTTCCTTTTGCTTTCGGTTGCCAGAACCCTTTGTTTGGGTTTTGCGGCGGCTATTTTGATCGGTTCGTTCGGAATTTACGTTTCCGAATCGGGTAAACTGACTTATACGAATTCTCTTTATCTCGCAACATCCTCGATTTGTGTTACGGGGCTTTCTCCGGTTCTTCTTTCCGAACTCCAAAGATCCACTCAGTTGATCATGATGTTTCTGATTCAGATCGGCGGTTTGGGAATCATCACGTTTACGGTGTTGATCGGAGTGTTGGTCGTACGCGGTTTATCTCGAAGCACTCGTCTTGCATCCTTCGTGTACGAAGCGACGGACGCTCATCTTGCAAAAAGATTGAGGGAGAAGAAGTCGCCTCCTCATTCCGGTGTCGTCGCACCGGGAAAAACGAAAAACGAGGCAGAAGCTTCGTACGTTCGAAGAATGTTGATTTCATTGTTTAACATTTCGCTTTCGATCGAAGCGGTGGGCGCGACTCTTCTGTATTTTTGTATGCCGGAGACGACGGATCGGCTTCCGGGAACTCCCAGCAAATTGTTTTTAAGTATTTTTACTTCGATCTCCGCGTTTAACAACGCCGGATTTTCCATCGTGGACGATTTGAGCTTTTTGGCGAAAGATCCTCTTTGTCTTTTGATCGTTCAGTTTTTGATCGTGATGGGCGGGATCGGATTTCCCGTGATCATCTTTATCGAGAAGTCGCTCCTCGAGATCGTTCAAAAGTTTATGGGAAAGGTGGAAGCCGTTACCGAAACGTTTATGATGCGGAGAACGGTTCTCCTCGGAGAAGATCCTCCGGGTTGGTATATCTTCGTCATCGCGACTTCGGTTCGATTGGAAGAACGTCTGGAAGTGTATCGTAAGGAATTGTTCGGCGACGCGAACCGGATGCAGATGGCGATCATCGTTTTAGGCTCTTTGATTTTGATTCATATCGGAGGAATTTCGATTCTTCTGATAGAGTATAACAACGTTGAGACGATCGGTAAGATGGGTTTTACGGAGAAGCTGTTCAACTCCTTCTTCCTGTCCGTTTCGTCTAGAACCGCCGGATTCAATACGTTCGACATCACCGAGATTCGAAGCGCGACATACGTGCTTCTTTGTTCCTTGATGTTTATCGGAGGCGGTCCTCAAGGAGCCGCGGGCGGGATCAAGATCACGACCTTCTTTATATTAATCTTATATTTGAAAAACGTAATCAGTCCGCAGGCGCGGGTTCAGGCCTGGGGAGAAGACGTTTCCAAAAACTCGGTCGCGATTTCCACTCGGATCTACTTTCTTGCTACGTTGTCTCTCGTAGTTTTCATGTTCATCATCACTCTCGCCAACGGAAACAAACACGGAATCGAAACGATCTTTTTCGAAGTCATGTCCGCGTTCGGAACCGTCGGTTTGAGTTTGGGAATGACTCCGTATACGAACGATCTCGAGAAGTTTCTTTATATCGCGTTGATGTTTATGGGAAGAGTGGGGACGTTCACTCTTTTGATCGCGTTCACCGGTCACTCCGGTCTCGGCGACTTGGGAAGCAAGGACGACGGTCTCAAGATTCAAGTGGGCTAA
- a CDS encoding ethanolamine ammonia-lyase subunit EutB, translating into MEYRTRIQNRHYQFGDLKNLLAKASPLRSGDILAGIAAASYEERVAAQMILADLPLSVFLEEPLIPYEEDEVTRLILDRHDRNSFSKISSMSVGEFREFLLSEKTDSEVLKGLIFGIIPEMAAAVSKLCSIQDLIAISKKCRVVTKFRNTIGLPGRLSARLQPNHPTDDLKGISAGILDGLLLGSGDAVIGINPATDNLPSVHSLLNLLDALIQKYEIPTQSCVLSHVTTTLELIRRGAPVDLVFQSVGGSQKLNESFGINLQLLSEAREAALSLKRGTVGDNVMYFETGQGAGLSADAHWGVDQQTLETRAYAVAREFSPLLVNTVVGFIGPEYLYNGKQILRAGMEDHFCGKLLGLPMGVDVCYTNHAEADGDDMDTLLTLLGVAGCNYIMGVPGADDVMLSYQSTSFHDALYLRQVLGLKPAPEFEEWLLKKGILDSNLIPMDEKLQTGLLSDLETLAG; encoded by the coding sequence GTGGAATACAGAACCAGGATTCAAAATCGTCATTATCAATTCGGAGATCTGAAGAATCTTCTCGCAAAGGCGAGTCCTCTGCGTTCGGGAGATATTCTCGCGGGGATCGCCGCCGCGAGTTACGAAGAGCGGGTCGCGGCACAGATGATTCTCGCCGATCTTCCTTTGTCCGTATTTTTGGAAGAACCTTTGATTCCATACGAAGAAGACGAAGTAACGCGTCTGATCCTGGATCGTCACGATCGGAATTCGTTTTCCAAGATCTCTTCGATGAGCGTGGGAGAATTCCGCGAATTTTTGTTAAGCGAAAAGACCGATTCCGAGGTTCTGAAAGGTTTAATCTTCGGTATCATTCCCGAAATGGCGGCGGCCGTTTCCAAACTTTGTTCGATTCAGGATCTCATTGCGATCTCAAAAAAGTGCAGGGTCGTTACGAAGTTTCGAAATACGATCGGTCTTCCGGGACGACTTTCCGCAAGACTCCAACCCAATCACCCCACGGACGATCTCAAAGGAATTTCCGCCGGAATTTTAGACGGACTTCTGTTAGGAAGCGGAGACGCGGTGATCGGAATCAATCCGGCGACGGACAATCTTCCATCGGTCCATTCTTTGCTGAATCTATTGGACGCACTCATTCAAAAATACGAAATCCCCACGCAGAGTTGCGTTCTCAGTCATGTGACGACTACTCTCGAATTGATTCGCAGAGGCGCACCGGTCGATCTCGTTTTTCAATCGGTGGGGGGAAGTCAAAAGCTCAATGAAAGTTTCGGAATCAATCTTCAATTGTTAAGCGAAGCGAGAGAAGCGGCGCTTTCCCTCAAACGCGGAACGGTCGGAGACAACGTGATGTATTTCGAAACCGGTCAAGGAGCCGGTCTTTCCGCGGATGCGCATTGGGGAGTCGATCAACAGACGTTGGAAACGCGCGCGTATGCGGTCGCGAGAGAATTCTCCCCTTTGCTCGTAAATACGGTCGTGGGTTTTATCGGACCGGAATACTTATACAACGGAAAACAAATTCTCAGAGCGGGAATGGAAGATCACTTCTGCGGAAAACTTTTGGGACTTCCTATGGGAGTCGACGTTTGTTACACGAACCACGCCGAAGCGGATGGGGACGACATGGACACGTTACTCACTCTTTTGGGAGTCGCGGGCTGCAATTACATCATGGGGGTTCCGGGAGCGGACGACGTTATGCTATCTTATCAGAGCACTTCCTTTCACGACGCGTTGTATCTTAGACAAGTCCTCGGTTTAAAACCCGCACCCGAGTTTGAAGAATGGCTTTTGAAAAAGGGAATCTTGGATTCCAATCTGATTCCTATGGACGAAAAATTACAAACCGGACTTTTATCCGATTTGGAAACGTTGGCGGGTTGA
- a CDS encoding decaprenyl-phosphate phosphoribosyltransferase has protein sequence MLFQYLKLLRIHQWIKNVIIFAGIIFAKKLTDPESVQRVVAAFFLFSLVASCQYVVNDYLDRKEDALHPEKKHRPLASGKLDPSFALFITAIILPLSLILAYLLHPVFFGLVAFYLVFNVLYSKFLKHMVILDVMSISIGFVIRAIAGSVIIHVSFSSWLLLCTFMLALFWGFSKRRGELIILEGNAKGHRKILDEYSTGFLDMMLGIVATMTLMSYVLYVTSPTTIANLGTDQMIYTIPIVVYAIFRSLYIIYIKNMGHNPTKAILSDWGVLLAGLIWVALVIAIMYSGFGKGIRFDL, from the coding sequence ATGCTCTTCCAGTATTTGAAATTGCTCCGAATCCATCAGTGGATCAAAAACGTAATCATTTTTGCGGGCATTATCTTTGCAAAGAAGCTGACCGATCCGGAATCCGTGCAGCGTGTGGTCGCGGCCTTTTTTCTTTTTTCCTTAGTCGCAAGTTGTCAGTATGTGGTGAACGATTATCTGGATCGTAAGGAAGACGCGCTCCATCCCGAAAAAAAACACAGACCTCTCGCTTCCGGAAAATTGGATCCATCGTTCGCACTTTTTATCACGGCGATCATTCTTCCTTTGTCCTTGATCCTTGCGTATTTATTGCATCCGGTCTTTTTCGGTCTCGTTGCGTTTTATCTCGTGTTCAACGTTCTTTACAGCAAGTTCTTAAAACACATGGTGATCTTGGACGTGATGAGCATCAGCATCGGTTTCGTGATTCGCGCGATCGCGGGTTCCGTGATCATCCACGTTTCGTTTTCATCCTGGCTTCTTTTGTGTACGTTCATGCTCGCTCTTTTCTGGGGATTTTCCAAACGCAGGGGAGAATTGATCATTCTCGAAGGAAACGCAAAAGGTCACCGCAAGATTCTGGACGAATATTCGACCGGGTTTCTGGACATGATGCTCGGGATCGTCGCTACGATGACTTTGATGAGTTACGTTTTATACGTCACGAGCCCCACTACCATCGCGAATCTCGGAACCGATCAGATGATTTACACAATTCCGATCGTAGTGTATGCGATCTTCCGTTCTTTATACATCATTTACATCAAGAACATGGGGCATAACCCGACCAAGGCGATTCTTTCCGATTGGGGCGTTTTACTCGCCGGTTTAATCTGGGTCGCTTTAGTAATCGCGATCATGTATTCCGGTTTTGGAAAGGGAATTCGTTTCGATCTTTAA
- the eutC gene encoding ethanolamine ammonia-lyase subunit EutC yields the protein MNWEEWKRWTSARIGLGRSGVSLPTKEILRFRLDHARARDAVWAEVDFANLFDFLSAYGLPYVEIKSKADSREEYLARPDLGKKVSSQGYKTLGALKESDSKFEGEFDLSLVISDGLSASAIRDSLLPFLETFLPALQTLKLKISPVTIVKNGRVAIADEIGEFWNAKAAVILIGERPGLSTENSLGLYLTYQPSSGLTDERRNCISNIRPGGMSFADASRKAAYLLSLSLQKQISGVHLKDEEALPISETKKIDS from the coding sequence ATGAATTGGGAAGAATGGAAACGATGGACCTCCGCAAGAATCGGCTTGGGCCGTTCGGGAGTTTCGCTTCCTACAAAAGAAATTCTAAGATTTCGTTTGGATCACGCGCGCGCAAGAGACGCGGTCTGGGCCGAAGTGGACTTTGCCAATCTTTTCGATTTTTTATCGGCGTACGGTTTGCCGTATGTCGAGATCAAATCCAAAGCCGACTCGCGGGAAGAATATCTCGCTCGTCCCGACCTCGGAAAAAAAGTTTCTTCGCAAGGTTATAAAACTTTGGGAGCGCTAAAGGAAAGCGATTCCAAGTTCGAGGGAGAATTCGATCTGAGTTTGGTGATTTCGGACGGTCTTTCCGCGAGTGCGATTCGAGATTCTTTACTTCCTTTTTTGGAAACGTTTCTTCCCGCATTACAAACTCTGAAACTCAAGATAAGTCCGGTTACGATCGTAAAAAACGGAAGAGTGGCGATCGCGGACGAGATCGGAGAATTTTGGAACGCAAAGGCGGCCGTCATTCTGATCGGTGAACGTCCGGGATTATCGACAGAAAACAGTCTAGGTTTGTATCTAACGTATCAACCTTCGAGCGGTCTTACCGACGAACGAAGAAACTGCATCTCCAACATTCGTCCGGGGGGAATGTCCTTTGCGGACGCTTCTCGAAAGGCGGCGTATCTTCTTTCCTTGTCCCTGCAAAAACAAATCTCAGGCGTCCACCTCAAAGACGAAGAAGCGCTTCCGATTTCGGAAACGAAAAAGATCGATTCGTAA